AAATAACTCTTCTGATCGATACAATACCATAAAGAAACAGCCGGTCTTGCAACCGGCTGTTTTGATATCTGCCGTGAGGAGAGGTTAACTCAGGCGACCGGCTCTTTGGTCATCGTGGTTTCGAGCTTCTCGAGCTGCTTTTTCAGCTTGGCCTCGATATCCAGAAATACGTCTTCCGCGTGATAGACCGTCGTGTCAAAACTGGCCAGATTCTTGAGCTCTTCCATCACCGAACTGATAGTATTGACGCCGTTAGTGATTATCCCCATGGCCGACCGAAGCTGCCCGGTCTGGTCCTGGATCGTCCCCTTGTTGATCGCGTACTCGATCAACTGTGCCCGCCCGAGAATAGTGGCGGTCGCGTTATTCATGTAATGATTGAATGTCGCCGTGATCGTCTTGAGTGCTCCAGCGCCAGCTTTTTCATCTGGTCGCGGGCGATCTGCTGTTGCATCAGCCGATTTTCGCGCAGCAAGTTTTCGGTCGTGATATACTGCTCGAACAGCAGACGGTTTGCCTCGAACAGAAGTTCGTCGGTCGGCCGATCTCGATCTCCAGGAATTTCGCCTCGGCGATCGTCCAGGTCGGCAACTGCTCTTCGATCCGGTTGAGCGCACTTCAGTCGTGAAAGCCAGCGAGGCCCGCACCGTATCCTTATTTTCATGCGCAACGTCAATTCTTTCGGACGTCCCTCAGCGATCGCAAATCGCGAGATCAAATTGGTCAGGTTGACCCGCCTGGCTCAGGCCGATCTCGCTCCGGTTGGCGGAATCTGGCGGGAATACAGGTGGTGCATTCCGACCGCTTCGCAGAGATCTTGACCGGAATATCTCCACTGCTCCAGCAGGAATTTCCCGACTCGAGCATGGTTCGTCCCCAGAGCTGCTCTTCAGCTCGACCAGATTTTCACCCTGCTGAACCTGCCGCCAGATCTGACGGTACTTTTCGGAAGAGTTTTCGAGTACCAGGATCCCTATGTCATGCAACAGGCCGGCGACAAACGCTTCTTCGGAGGGCTTTTTC
This genomic interval from bacterium contains the following:
- a CDS encoding HDOD domain-containing protein — translated: MRDPAMTAKVLRIANSPYYGAGRNISTVTQAVVTLGMRTVTALTLYSSVYKLVGDWKTQINRTRFWRHSLEVAIGSRMIYEALGKKPSEEAFVAGLLHDIGILVLENSSEKYRQIWRQVQQGENLVELKSSSGDEPCSSREIPAGAVEIFRSRSLRSGRNAPPVFPPDSANRSEIGLSQAGQPDQFDLAICDR